The DNA sequence CCTTATTTTGATGCCCAGCCCGGTAAAGAAGATTTGGAAGCCATGAACAATATGATGTATGAAACCGATATTTTTCATCTGAAAGACAGAGATTACAATACCCTGTCCGGAGGAGAAAAGCAAAGGGTGCATCTGTCAAGAGTAATGGCACAATTACAGAACGACATTACCCATAAACTGGTTTTTCTGGATGAACCTTTGAACAATTTGGATATAAAACATCAGTATAAGGCGTTGGAAATTATCAAAAACTTTACGAATAAAGCCAATAGTGCCATTGTTGTTTTACATGATCTGAATCTCGCAGCACAATTTGCAGACAAGATATTATTGATGAAATCAGGAAAAGTTTCCGCCTTTGGAACTCCACAGGAAGTTTTCACAGCAGAAAACATCAGCCAAGCCTATAATTTTCCTTGTACCATCTGCGGACACCCTATTACAAATAACCCAATGATCATTTTTGGATAACCATGGAAAAAGAAGAACTTAAAATCCTTGCACAGAATCTTGCCAATCCTCAGGGAGAAAAAGGCATTGAGATTGGTGAAATGATGAATGCCACCAACATCGGGATGACGTTGGAAAGTATTAAAACACTTGTGATAGATGACGGTCAGCATATCCTCGAAATAGGACACGGCAATGCCGGGCACCTGAAAAGTATCATGAGCCTTGCCAAAAACCTCAGATATACAGGAATCGATATTTCTGAAACCATGCACAATGAAGCCAGAAAACTCAATAAAGAATTTGAAAACCAGGCAGATTTTATTTTGTATCAAGGAAAGAAACTTCCTTTTCAGGACGGGACTTTCAACAAAATATTTACAGTCAATACTGTGTACTTCTGGGAAAATCCGGTAGAATTTTTAAATGAGATCTACAGGGTCTTGAAAGATGACGGAACATTCGTTCTTACATTCGGGCAAAGAGATTTCATGGAAAAACTGCCGTTTACAGAGTATGATTTCACACTCTACAACAACAATGAAATGGAAGAACTGATCTCCAAAAGTCATTTTAAAAGAATGAAAACTTCCGAAAAAGAAGAAGAAATAAAAAGTAAAACAGGAAACGAAACAATACAAAGAATTTATACAATTTTAACCATAAAAAAATAAAATAATGAGCACATTAGTTAATGATTTAAAGGAAAAATGGGAAGCTCTGAAAGCAGAAAATCCACATATCAGAATAAGAAATGCCGCTGCACAGCTAGGTGTAAGTGAAGCCGAATTATTAGTAACCAGTGTAGGGGATGGTGTAACTGTTTTAAATGCAGATTTTCCGGGAATTCTTACAGAAGCTGAGCAGTTGGGAAAAGTAATGGCTCTTACCCGTAATGATGAATGTGTTCACGAAAGAAAAGGAATCTATCAGAACAGTGATTTCAGCAGCCCGCACGCACAGCTTTTCGTTGGAGAAGACATTGACCTTAGAATTTTCCTTAACCACTGGAAGTTTGCTTTTGCAGTTGTGGAAGGAGATAAGAAAAGTCTTCAGTTTTTCGGAAAAGATGGTCTGGCATTGCACAAGATCTATCTGACAAAAGACAGCAACGAAGAAGCTTTCGATGCTATCGTTGAAAAATTCAAAGCTGAAGATCAGAATCAGGCTTTTGTATTTGAGGCAGTTGCTCCAAAGCAGGCTGAAAAAGCAGATGCAGAAATTGATGTAGAAGGTTTCAAAAAAGCATGGACAGAATTGAAAGACACTCATGATTTCTTCATGATGACCAGAAAATATGGAGTAAGCAGAACGCAGGCATTAAGATTGGCACCGGAAGGATTTGCTAAGAAAATCGATAATGCTAAAGTGGTTAACATCCTTGAAGATGCTTCTGAAAAAAATACACCAATTATGGTTTTCGTTGGAAACAGGGGAGTCATCCAGATCCACACCGGAAATGTGAAGAAAACACTTTGGCACCAGCAGTGGTTCAATGTAATGGACCCGGATTTCAATTTACACCTTGATGTAACGAAAATCGCAGAAGCCTGGATCGTTAAAAAACCAACTGAAGACGGAGAAGTAACGGCTATCGAAGTATTCAACAAAGAAGGAGACTTTATCGTTCAGTTCTTTGGAAAAAGGAAACCTGGAATTCCTGAGCTTCAGGAATGGAAGGACCTTGTAGCAGCTTTAGAAAAGTAATAATTAGATGATTTGAATGAGACCGTTTTGTTTGTAAAATTCAAAGCGGTCTTTTTTTATTCGGATTTTGGCGAAGAATAATCAATGACTTTAAGGTAGATTTGCTGATAAGTGAATTCGCTGTTATAGTACAATGAGTGCCAAAATATTTATGTAATTTGTGGTTAAATATAAAAAAATGAAAAATATTTTCATAGCGATACTGCTTGCCGGTTTCTGTTCTTTGAAGGCGCAGGAGCTTAAAGCTTTCCAGTTTTATGATAAAAAAGGAAAAGAAGTAAAGACGGAAAAACTGGTGAAAGAACTGGCGGATTATGATGTGGTCTTTTTTGGTGAAAACCATAACAGTTCTATCAATCACTGGCTTCAGCTTAAAATTACAGAAGCTCTGTTTGCTAAAAAGAACGGACAGCTTATTTTAGGAGCTGAAATGTTTGAAAGAGACAATCAGCCTCAGCTGAACCAATATTTGAACGGGAAATTTGATGCTAAAACATTCAAAGACTCCGCACGTTTATGGAACAACTATGCAACGGATTACAAACCTTTGGTAGATTTTGCTAAAAATAAAAAACTGAATTTTATTGCCACCAATATCCCCAGAAAATATGCCTCTCAAACCGCTAAGGAAGGTCTGGAATCCCTGAACCAATTAAGCGAAAAAGAGAAAACATATATCGCTCAGTTACCGATAAAAGTTACATTAGACACTCCGGGATATCCGGAAATGAAAGCAATGATGGGAGATCATGCGGAAGGAACCAAAGTGATGAATTTTATTTCAGCCCAGGCAACGAAAGATGCTACAATGGCAGAATCTATCCTGAAAAACTTACAGGCCGGAAAAACATTTATCCATTACAACGGAAACTATCACAGCAAAGAATTTGGCGGAATCTATTGGTATATCAAACAGAAAAATCCTAACCTGAAAATGGCTGTCATCTCTGTTTTTGAATCAGAAGATCCTGAATTGAAAGTTCCTGCTAAAGAGTATATTCCAACAGATTTCAATCTGATTATCCCGGGAGATATGACGAAGACTT is a window from the Chryseobacterium indologenes genome containing:
- a CDS encoding heme ABC transporter ATP-binding protein, giving the protein MIKAHQINYKHKEFRILDGVDVSLEYGEFLAIVGPNGAGKSSLMSVLADEVKSGKQKVLFKDKLIQHWNVKELSRHKAKFSQHNSNDIPLEVKDVVMMGRYPYFDAQPGKEDLEAMNNMMYETDIFHLKDRDYNTLSGGEKQRVHLSRVMAQLQNDITHKLVFLDEPLNNLDIKHQYKALEIIKNFTNKANSAIVVLHDLNLAAQFADKILLMKSGKVSAFGTPQEVFTAENISQAYNFPCTICGHPITNNPMIIFG
- a CDS encoding class I SAM-dependent methyltransferase, coding for MEKEELKILAQNLANPQGEKGIEIGEMMNATNIGMTLESIKTLVIDDGQHILEIGHGNAGHLKSIMSLAKNLRYTGIDISETMHNEARKLNKEFENQADFILYQGKKLPFQDGTFNKIFTVNTVYFWENPVEFLNEIYRVLKDDGTFVLTFGQRDFMEKLPFTEYDFTLYNNNEMEELISKSHFKRMKTSEKEEEIKSKTGNETIQRIYTILTIKK
- a CDS encoding hemin-degrading factor, with protein sequence MSTLVNDLKEKWEALKAENPHIRIRNAAAQLGVSEAELLVTSVGDGVTVLNADFPGILTEAEQLGKVMALTRNDECVHERKGIYQNSDFSSPHAQLFVGEDIDLRIFLNHWKFAFAVVEGDKKSLQFFGKDGLALHKIYLTKDSNEEAFDAIVEKFKAEDQNQAFVFEAVAPKQAEKADAEIDVEGFKKAWTELKDTHDFFMMTRKYGVSRTQALRLAPEGFAKKIDNAKVVNILEDASEKNTPIMVFVGNRGVIQIHTGNVKKTLWHQQWFNVMDPDFNLHLDVTKIAEAWIVKKPTEDGEVTAIEVFNKEGDFIVQFFGKRKPGIPELQEWKDLVAALEK
- a CDS encoding ChaN family lipoprotein — encoded protein: MKNIFIAILLAGFCSLKAQELKAFQFYDKKGKEVKTEKLVKELADYDVVFFGENHNSSINHWLQLKITEALFAKKNGQLILGAEMFERDNQPQLNQYLNGKFDAKTFKDSARLWNNYATDYKPLVDFAKNKKLNFIATNIPRKYASQTAKEGLESLNQLSEKEKTYIAQLPIKVTLDTPGYPEMKAMMGDHAEGTKVMNFISAQATKDATMAESILKNLQAGKTFIHYNGNYHSKEFGGIYWYIKQKNPNLKMAVISVFESEDPELKVPAKEYIPTDFNLIIPGDMTKTF